TCCACCCGCTCGACAAAACCCAGGAACTCGCCGTGCTCGTCCCACCGCAGTGCCATCCGGCCGCCCGGGCGCAGGTCGATGTCAGCACCACCGAACGCATACCACCTGGCGAGAACCTCCGGCTGCGTCACCGCCGCCCACACCAGCTCCGGCCTGGTATCGACGTACACCTCACGTTCAACACTTTCCATGCCGCCATCCTGCCGTACCCGCGGTCAGACCTCGCAGGACTGCAGCTGGGTAGCGGTCGCGATCGTCCCCTCGATCCAGCGCCGGCGGAGGAAGTGCGCCTTCAGCAGGCGGTGCATGCCGTCCAGTACGACCAGCCGGCCGCGATACGCGACCAGGTTGATCGGGAAGTCGAGGTCCGCGTCCATCACCCGCTGGTAGTGCGCCCGGAAGTTCATCGGGGTCTCCGCGACCTGATGCGGTGTCACCTTGAACCGGTCGCCGTCGAGCTGCCAGAGCGGCAGGTCGAACATCCAGACCAGGTCCGCGATCTCCACCGGCTCCACCTTCAGGTCGAGCTCCCACAGCTTCGCCAGCTGCCAGCGGTACGGCGGGAACACCTCCCGCAACGTCTCCGGCATCATCGCGACCAGTTCCTCGAACGACACGTCCGGGGCCGCGCGATCCGCACCGGCACCGAAGGTGTCACCCAGTCCGTCGATCGTCACGACGGAGCAGGCTACGCCATCGGCAGGGCGATCACGACCACGTTGCTGAGGTACACCTGTCCGTTCCAGTCCTCACAGGTCACCAGCACCAGCCGCCCGGCCACCGACTGGTCGAACACCTGCGCCGCCCGCCGCGCCAGCGTGGCCTTCCGGTACGTCGTGACGGTCGCGACCTTGTACTGCAACTGCCCTGTACCGGTGGCGACCTGTACTACCGCGCCGCGCACCAGCTTGCCGAGGGAGTCGAACGCACCGCCGCCGGTGTGGACCGCATGGCCGGTAATAACTGTTGATCCGCGAGTGGCTCCTGGGGCTGCACCACCGGACCACCAGCCGACTGTCGACGGATCGCTCGGTGGGGTCAGTACGGCGTGCACTGGCTCGATGGCGAGGACCGGGGCGTCTACACCGAGCGTGGGGATCTTCACCTCGGTCGGGCGGGCTCCGGCGGTCACTCGGCCGTGAGTTGCCGACGTGGTCGACTGGCCGGGGCGTGAGGTGGCTGCTGCAGGTGGTGCGGAGGACGAGGGCCGTGGGGTGGCGGACCGTGCAGTCGTGGACGATGCGGTTGTCGACTGGGCTGGTGTCGGCGGGGCTGCTGTGGACGGTGCGGTTGCGGATGGTGCGGTTGTTGCCGGTGAGGGCTCGGCGCCCGCGTCGGTGAACTGCAGGTAGGCGCCGGTGGCAAGTACGCACAGTCCGGCCGCCGCGACCGCGCCGCCCCAGCGCGACGGAGCGCCACGACTACGCCGCCTGCCGAGCTTCACCGGGACCACCTCACTTCCACCTCATCTACAGCACACTTCCACCTCACCCACCAGCTCCAGCATCTCCGACCTGGCAACCAGGGTGTACTCACTGATTGCCAGGCGGTAGGTGGTGGGGGCCGGAGTTTGGTGGGTGAGGTGGTCGTGGGCAAGGTGGTCAGCGGGCGTGTCGGCCGTGGCGCCGGAGACTCGCAGTGGCACCGCCGGCGAGCAGCATGCCGCCGACAACCATCAGGATGCCGCCGAGGTCACTGAACCCGTTGCCGGTGCTGCCGGCGGTCGGAGTCGGCCGGTCCGGTGGGCCGGCGAGACCGGCGTGTACAGCTGTCGGTACGCCGGAGGTCGTGGTCACCGGAGCGGTCGTGTGCCGGGTCGGCGTGGTCGTGGGTGACTTGGTAGGTGGCTTGGTCGACTGCGGCGGTGTGGACGTCGCACTGGTCGGAGGAGACGTCGGCACGGTCGGCGGCGTCGTGACCGGAGTGGTCGGTGGTGTCGTGGGAGGAGTGGTCGGCGGCGTGGTGGGAGGCGTCGGCGGCGGTGTAGTCGGCGGCGTCGTGGGAGGAGTCGTCGGCGGTGTCGTCGGCGGTGTAGTCGGTGGGGTCGTGGGTGGCGTGGTCGGCGGGGCGTTGCAGCCGGTTACCCAGAAGACCTTTGACTTGGTGTCGTTGCCCTGGGAGTGCGGGGCGCTGACGGTGACCTTCACGTGGTAGCCCTGCTGCGGGTGCGGCGGGCCGGTGAAGGACAGCGTGTACGTCTCGCGCGCGTCCAGGTTGTTGGGGCCGATCGGGCCCCCGCCGATGAACGGGTGCAGGTTTCCGGACTCGACCGTCAGGCCGGCGTCGGCGGTCGGCGCCTGCGCCGTGAACTGCACGTCCGCGTAGTACTGCCCCACGTCGTAGTTGTAGAACTCGATGACGAAGGTGCAGCCCTGGTGCGGGTTGTTGTCCGGCGGACCGCCGCCCATGTCGACGCCGTCGATCTTGATGACCCCGTTGTTGCCCGGGGCATCAGCACGTAGCGCGGCACCAGCCGGACCGGCCGCGCCGGTCCCGCCGCCTGCTCCCGGCCCGGCGTCATGCCCTGGCCGCACGGCGAGCGCCGCGGCTCCTATCAGTACGATCAACGCTCCGGCCGCCGCCAGTGCACCGGCGGCACGCGCGTTAACCCCCTTGATGACCATCCCCGTCCCCTGTCTGAGAAATCGGTCATAGCTCGGGCGGACATCTCTTCTGCAGTATGAACTTTCCGTTGCCCAAGTCAAACAACCAGTAACTGACAACGAAAGACTTCCTGGAACGAAAGACTTCCTCGGTGGGGGTTCTCCACTGCTGTTGTGGGTTCTCCACCGGTACACGAGCGGAGAACCCACACAACGGGTGGATATCCACCCTTGTGACAGACCCGTGGGCGAGCGTGGGTGGTGGTCGGGCTGGGGATGGTTGCCTCAGGCATGGGCCATTCGGTGGATGATGACGATGGCCGAGTCGTCGCCCGGGCCGCCGGCGGTCGCGACGAGTTCGGCGGCGGCGCCGAGGAATCCCTGCGCGACCAGCCGTTCCGCGTGCCCGGCAAGCCGGTCGGTGCCACGGCCGATGTCGCGGCGCGGCGTCTCCACCATGCCGTCGCTGTACAGGAACAGCGCGTCCCCAAGCTTCAGCTGCCCGGTGTTCACCTTGAACTCGGGTGACTCCATCAACCCGAGCAACGGCCCGTCCGCGTCCCGCGTCTGCCACCGCCCGGACCACGCGTCGAACTGGATCGCCGGCGGATGCCCAGCAGTACGTACGTCGAACTCACCGGTCCGCAGATCCACCACGACGTGTACGACGGTGGCGAAGTCGTCGTCCCAGTCCTGCCTGCGCAGGTACCGGTTCGCCGACGGCAGGAACTCCTCTTCCGGTACGACGCCCAGCAACCCACCGAACGCACCGGACAGCAGCAGTGCCCTGGTCCCGGCGTCGATTCCCTTGCCGGAGACATCGACCAGCGCCACCTCCAGTACGTGGTCGTGCACCGTCGACACGACGAAGTCGCCGGAGAACGTGGACCCACCAGCGGACTGGATCGCCACCTCGACGCGCCAGCCGGGCGGCAGCGTCGGCATCTCCCCCTGCGCCGTCAGCGTGTCCCGTAGCTCCATCAGCATCGACTCACCACGCGTACCAGGCACTCCGAGCCGGCTGCGTACTTTGGCACTCGCCAGCACGATCCACGCGACCAGTGCGAGCACCAGCACGAATCCGGTACGCGGCAGGACCGGATGCCGTACTGCCACCACGTACACGGCGAATGCCAGTGTCACCACAGTCAGCGCGACCAACTGGCGGAACCGCAACAACAGGCCGCCCAGCAGGATCGGGATGATCAGCAGGGACGCGGGCAGGTACCCCGGCCAGGCCAGACTGCCCATCGCGAACACCAGCGACATCAGCGCCAGCGCGATGAAGGCCACCCGGTGCGATCGGCGGGCGCGACGGGCCAGCGCCTCGACCCGGCGGCCGATGCGTCGTACGGGCGCGAGTCCGCCGTTCTTCCTCATGGTCTGAAGAAGATAACGGTACTGACCGGTCCGCGCATCAATTCGCAACACAACCGATGGAGATCAGCTCTTGCGAGTGAGGCCGGTCCGCTGGCATTTGGGGCACCAGAACAAGTTACGGCCCGCGAGGAGCTTTGTCCTGATCACCGACTGACAGACATGGCATCGTTGCCCCTGGCGCCGGTACACGTACACCTCGCCGCCGTGGTCGTCCTGGCGCGGATCGCGGCCCATCGCCTCGGGCGTGTGGTCGTCGGCAACGGTGTCGATCCGGCCGGTCTCCACGCCGTACTTCATCAGCTCG
The genomic region above belongs to Kribbella solani and contains:
- a CDS encoding class F sortase, translating into MKLGRRRSRGAPSRWGGAVAAAGLCVLATGAYLQFTDAGAEPSPATTAPSATAPSTAAPPTPAQSTTASSTTARSATPRPSSSAPPAAATSRPGQSTTSATHGRVTAGARPTEVKIPTLGVDAPVLAIEPVHAVLTPPSDPSTVGWWSGGAAPGATRGSTVITGHAVHTGGGAFDSLGKLVRGAVVQVATGTGQLQYKVATVTTYRKATLARRAAQVFDQSVAGRLVLVTCEDWNGQVYLSNVVVIALPMA
- a CDS encoding PP2C family protein-serine/threonine phosphatase; the protein is MRKNGGLAPVRRIGRRVEALARRARRSHRVAFIALALMSLVFAMGSLAWPGYLPASLLIIPILLGGLLLRFRQLVALTVVTLAFAVYVVAVRHPVLPRTGFVLVLALVAWIVLASAKVRSRLGVPGTRGESMLMELRDTLTAQGEMPTLPPGWRVEVAIQSAGGSTFSGDFVVSTVHDHVLEVALVDVSGKGIDAGTRALLLSGAFGGLLGVVPEEEFLPSANRYLRRQDWDDDFATVVHVVVDLRTGEFDVRTAGHPPAIQFDAWSGRWQTRDADGPLLGLMESPEFKVNTGQLKLGDALFLYSDGMVETPRRDIGRGTDRLAGHAERLVAQGFLGAAAELVATAGGPGDDSAIVIIHRMAHA